The sequence GTGCCGCAGAGGGCGGCCATGGTTCCTATGGAAAGCATAATTCCTCCTTGACTCTATACTTACTATAGACATTATACTCTAGGCAAAAGTAGTAAGGAGGTATTTTTATGGAAAAGAAAACGATTCGTCTCATTGTCCCGGACTGGCAGGCAGGGGACAATCCTGTCTATTATTTCGGCGCGAAGATTCTGCAGGTGATTGCTCCGAAGAAGGAAGGACAGAAGGAAATCACGATTCCTGTCCCGGATGATTTCAAACCGCTCGAAAGGGAGAACGGCGTGACGGCGCAGAGCGCTGTGTATCAGCAGGTGAAGGATACGGTAAGCGCCATCGATAAGGAAGCGCCGGACAAGATCATTACGTTTGGCGGGAACTGCCTTGTTTCCCAGGCGCCTTTTGCATACCTGAATGAAAAGTATGACGACCTTGGCGTTCTCTGGGTCGATGCGCATCCGGATATTTCCAATCCGGAAATTTATGAAAATGAGCATGCGATGGTCCTGGCCAATCTTCTCGGCGCAGGGGATCCGAAGCTTTCCGCCCTCGTGAGGAAAACGCTGAAACCGTCACAGGTCCGCTATGAAGGCATGCAGGGCGGAGTCGATGTGGAACAGGCGGAACTTGACCGCCTCGGCGTTTCCTATGCGGCAGCCAAGGGAAATGAGTTCGACGCAGCGGGAGCTATTTCCTGGATCCGTGAAAACGGGATCAAACACATCGCCCTTCACCTTGATTGCGACGTCATGGATCCGCATGATTTCTATGCAAC is a genomic window of Veillonellaceae bacterium containing:
- a CDS encoding arginase family protein, encoding MEKKTIRLIVPDWQAGDNPVYYFGAKILQVIAPKKEGQKEITIPVPDDFKPLERENGVTAQSAVYQQVKDTVSAIDKEAPDKIITFGGNCLVSQAPFAYLNEKYDDLGVLWVDAHPDISNPEIYENEHAMVLANLLGAGDPKLSALVRKTLKPSQVRYEGMQGGVDVEQAELDRLGVSYAAAKGNEFDAAGAISWIRENGIKHIALHLDCDVMDPHDFYATYFNNPALGPIPYNAAIGHMKRASVWDFIEKISEETDLVGFTIAEYMPWSAMQMRELMQRTKIFG